ATTGCAAATATTTGCAGTCCAATCATATATTCTTTAGAAATACCATCTACAATACTAGCAATTGTAACAATATGAGCCCTATCCACAAACTGAAAAGCTGTTAACAGTACACATATTCCTGTTAAGATTGTTATATACGGCTGTATAGTATATAGCGCACAATCAAAAGCAGTCCAATTTCTTTCTTTTATAGATTTCTTTAATAGTTTAAAGAAAAATCTTGATGCAACATCTGCAAATCCTTGCATCCATCTTTTTCTTTGATTCCATGATTGTTTAAGAGTTATAGGCTTCTCATCATAGATTACTGCATCATGTGCCCAACCTACTCTATGGCCATTCATTACTAGCTTACATGTAAATTCAAGGTCCTCTGTTAAACAAGTAGCACCCCATCCAAGCTCTTTTAATGTTTTTGTATCTATACAAAATCCAGTTCCACCTATTTGATTTGACAATCCTAGATTATTCCTTGCTAATTGAAATAATCTATTATTACTCCAAAATGCTATAGAATATGATTCTGTTATCCAAGAATCATGTGGATTCTTACTATCTAAGTATCCTTGTACTACCTTATATCCTTCCTTAAGCTTATCATTCATTGCTGTAAGGAAGTTCTTAGATGCAAGGTTATCTGCATCAAATACTACAACAGCATCATATTTCTTTTCCATTTGAAATATTTTACTAAACATCCACTCAAGGGCATAACCCTTACCTCTTTTACTACCGTCAAACCTTTCACAAACTAAGGCTCCAGCCTCCCTTGCTATCTGTGCAGTAGAATCATTGCAGTTATCTGCAATAACAAATATGTCATAAAGTTCTCTTTTATAATCTAAATGTTTTAGACTTTCAACTATTTGCTCAATAACAACCTCTTCATTATGTGCCGCTACGACAAGTGCAAAAGTCTTATCTTCAATATCATCGTACTTTTTATTCTTATGCTTATATAATCCAAATAAGGAAATACCAAGATGATAAATAAGCACAGAGAAAGCTAGTACCTGAAGCACATAGGTTATCTTATAAATGCTTTCCATATACATTCCTCCAAAAGTTTAACTACCCATAATAATAATAATAAATTAAATTCTGTTTAAATCAAGCTAAAAATGTAAAAATCTTAGAGCCAAACATATATTATCATAGTTTAACTCTACTTAAATAGAAACTATAATACATATACCCTCCTATTATTTACATTATCCATTATACAAGTATTTATGAAATTTAAAAGATAAACTTTAATTATTTCAAAGTTATTAACAATCAATTTTACTTTATATTTCTATTTCTAATATTCATATGATATAATTGGACATGTTAAAGATTTATGTAACTTTAACATTTTTTATTACTATAAGGGTATATATATTAATTATAAA
This genomic stretch from Clostridium cylindrosporum DSM 605 harbors:
- a CDS encoding glycosyltransferase family 2 protein; amino-acid sequence: MESIYKITYVLQVLAFSVLIYHLGISLFGLYKHKNKKYDDIEDKTFALVVAAHNEEVVIEQIVESLKHLDYKRELYDIFVIADNCNDSTAQIAREAGALVCERFDGSKRGKGYALEWMFSKIFQMEKKYDAVVVFDADNLASKNFLTAMNDKLKEGYKVVQGYLDSKNPHDSWITESYSIAFWSNNRLFQLARNNLGLSNQIGGTGFCIDTKTLKELGWGATCLTEDLEFTCKLVMNGHRVGWAHDAVIYDEKPITLKQSWNQRKRWMQGFADVASRFFFKLLKKSIKERNWTAFDCALYTIQPYITILTGICVLLTAFQFVDRAHIVTIASIVDGISKEYMIGLQIFAIFQFLFTPMVMAIDKKISKKLLLYFALYSSNVLLSGQLFAYLRDKQHLDNFEVTMLVAIAGIAFLLSIIAIIYIIHSKHLAKLFVWYLIYGLYVLTWFPITIQAIIDKNNKEWSHTKHTRGISINELENINKESVA